In the genome of Methylotenera mobilis JLW8, the window CTCAGTCACAATCGCTTCGGTATGCTGCGATGAATGCTCGTTAATATGAGCAATCGCTTCATCCAGGCCGCTGACGACTTTGCATGAAATAATGGCCGCAAGATACTCTGTGTAGTAATCCTCTTCAGTCGCTGGTATTGCTTGGCTAACCAGTGCGCAGGTTTCTGCACAGCCGCGAATCTCAATGCCATGTGAGGTGAGCATCGCAGCCAGTTTAGGCAGCATGTCGGCTGCCACTGAGCGTGCAATCAATAATGATTCCGTCGTATTGCAGGTGCCAAGGCGCTGTGTTTTACTGTTTTCCAAGATGCGCAGCGCTTTGGTAAAGTCAGCTTCGTCATCAACATACACATGGCAGTTACCATCCAGGTGCTTAATGACTGGGATGCGTGCATCGTTAGAGATTCGCTCAATCAGTCCTTTACCACCACGTGGCACGATCACGTCCACGTATTGCTTCATGGTGATAAGCTCACCTACTGCCGCACGGTCTGTAGTTTCTACAATCTGTACCGCGGTAGTTGGTAGGTCTGCCGCGGCAAGGCCTTCATGTACCAGTTTGGCCAAGGCCTGATTGCAATGAATCGCCTCGCTACCGCCACGCAGAATCGCAGCATTACCTGATTTAATACATAGGCCGGCCGCATCTACCGTCACATTAGGGCGCGCCTCATAAATAATACCGATTACACCCAGCGGAACGCGCATTTGACCAATTTGAATGCCGCTAGGGCGATATTTGAAGTTGCTCATCTCGCCGATAGGGTCAGCCAGGCTTGCAATCTGGTTGAGGCCTTCGGCCATATTGATGATAGATTTTTCGGTAATGGTGAGTCTATCTAGCATCGCTGGCTCTAGGCCATTGGCTTTTGCAGCTTCCAGGTCCAGCTTGTTGGCAGCAAGTAGTGTGCTTTTTTCACGTAAAATCGCCGCAGCAATAGCGTTGAGCGCGATATTCTTTTGGTTGGTGTCGGCGCTTGCCATTAAGCGCGAAGCCTTGCGTGCTTCTACGCCGATATTTTGCATGTATTGTTGAATATTCATGATTTATTATACTTTTTATTGCGCGGAATAAAAATAAATTTGGCAGCCAACATAGGACGAAATACTGGGAAGTGCTGATGCGTATGTTTGTTTGTGCAGCTAGCGGCCGCGCACTTTAGCCAAGCCAAAGCATAGTCTGGAGATTTCTAGCCAAGCATCGCCTAGCATGACGCCTTTTGCCATCCTATCAATATCGGCGAGCTTTTGCAGGGAGGCATCTAGTTGGCGCAAACTTAAACGCGATAGCGCGCGCTTGACCAGTGCCTGCCTGTCGCCATAGATACGCGCATTAGTCATGGCCGTGGTCAGGTTGGTGCCGCGCATTTCGGCTTGCTTAATACGCACCAATGGACGCAGCACCCACATCAATGGGTTCATAATCGCCACGGCGTTTTCACCCTCATCTTGCAGTCCTTGCAAGATTCTGACGGTACGTTCAGCATCTCCGGCCAGTACCGCCTCACCCAGCTGAAAGGCATCGTAACGGGATACATTGAGTACCGCTTCGCGCACTGCAGCGTCTGAAAGCTCCCCTTGCGGATAGAGTAGGCTTAGTTTCTGTACTTCTTGATTAGCGGCAAGCAGGTTGCCTTCAACCTGATGGGCTAAGAACTCTAGTGTTTGTTGGCTCGTGCGCTGTCCATGCTGGGCCAATCGGCCGGCAATCCATGCGGGTAGGTTGGCTGCGTCCACTTCGTTAATGGTTAATACTTGCGCATGTGCTTCTAAAGCGGCAAACCATGCGCTGTTCTTGGCTTCGCGCTCTAGGGTAGGCAAGATGATAATGACACTGGTGTCAGGTAGCGCTTTGGTAGCCAGTGCTTGGAGTGCTTTGCTGCCGTCTACTCCGGGCTTGCCATTCGGGATATTGAGCTCCAATAACCTGCGGCTGGAGAATAGTGAAATGGATTGCCCAAAATTTTGAATTTGCTGCCAGTTGAAATTGCGCTCAACAATTAAGCTGGTGCGCTCATCAAACCCTTGGATATTGGCCGCTGCACGAATCGCATCTAGGCACTCGCGCTGCGCTAGAGGCTCACTGCCCACTAACACGTAAATGGGCTGTAAACCTTGTTGTAAGTGCGACGCTAATTGGGCTTGGCTTAAGCGCATGCTTGAAAGCTACAGCTGCTCTGGGTTGGTGGCCGATAGTCTGCGTAAAATGGCTCTTACTGATTCTTTACGCATGTCGGCATAGAGGCCGGCCTCTTCTTCCGCTTTACCTAGTAACACTTTATCGTTGTAAGAAAAGTCGCGGCGAATCTGTATGGTTTGCACTTTTCCCCATAATGGCTCTTTCTGAGGACGCGTCCTGAAACTGACTGTGTAGTAGAGTTCAAACTCGCGTACCAAACCGCCGCCACTTAAAGAAAGAATACGCTTTTCAGTGGACTCATTTAGCAGATCTATCAGCATCTCAGCGTCTTCTGCACTCTCTACAATCTTGACGTTATTGGTTTCTAGCATGCGCTTAAGGTCTTTTTTAATACTGAGTGCACTGCCTTGGAAACTTAATGTGGTAAAAGACAAAGGGGCGGAGCCACGCAGTTGAAAGCCGCATGCGGTCAGTAATAGTGCGATTAAAAACAACCAACTTAATTGCCGCGTGAATGTTAAGCTCAGGTATTGCATGGTTTACCCCACAACAATGTTAATCAGTTTATTTGGTACTACAATCACTTTGCGTACGCTCATGTTCTCTTCAATGAATTTTTGTACGCAAGGTTGTTCCAGTGCGAGTTTCTCTAAGTTTTCTTTAGTCTCGGTTTTGGCTGCAGTGATGCTGCCGCGTAGTTTACCGTTCACCTGAATCATATATTCGATACTGTCTTGTACCATTGCTGATGCGTCGGCAGCTGGCCAGCCCGCATCTAAGATGTGGCTATTCGGGCAAAGTTCAGCCCAAAGTGCCTGACAAATATGCGGAACGATTGGCGATAGCAATAGCGCAACATTTTGCAGTACTTCTTGCCTTACTTGGCGTGAAATGTCATCAGTGCCTTCAACTTTACCTAAACTATTCATCAACTCCATTACTGATGAAATAGCGGTATTAAAACTGTGGCGACGACCATAGTCATCAGCAACTTTTTCAATGGTGAGGTGAAGTTGACGACGTAATGTTTTAAGCTCAGCGTTTAGTTCGCCAGATACGTAGGCTGTCGTTGCACCTAGTGCAACATGGTCGTAGGTGGCTTGCCACAATCTACGTAAAAAGCGATGTGCACCTTGTACGCCGCTGTCTGCCCATTCCAAGCTTTGCTCTGGTGGCGCTGCAAACATCATAAATAAGCGTGCCGTGTCAGCACCGTAAGTATCAATCAACTCTTGCGGATCTACCGTGTTACCTTTTGATTTACTCATTTTGGTGCCTTCTTTCAGCACCATGCCTTGTGTGAGCAGATTGGTAAATGGCTCATCGTTTTTAATCAGGCCAACATCGCGCATCAGTTTGTTAAAGAAGCGCGCGTATAACAGATGTAAAATCGCATGCTCAATACCACCTACATATTGGTCAACAGGCAACCAGTAGTTCGCACGCTCATCTGCCATTGCGTTGTTGCTATCAAAGCTGGCATAACGTGCAAAATACCAAGATGACTCAAAGAAAGTGTCTAAGGTATCGGTTTCGCGTGTGGCTTTGCCGTGGCAAGTTGGGCAGGTAGTTTCGTAGAAGCTCGGGTCTTTTTTAATCGGTGAGCCTACGCCATCCATCACTACATCTTCAGGCAATACCACAGGTAATTGTTCCGCAGGGACTGGCACTTCGCCGCAAGTTGCACAATGTACAATTGGAATTGGGCAACCCCAGTAACGTTGACGTGATACGCCCCAATCGCGCAGACGGTATTGAGTGCGGCGTTTGCCTAGGTTTTTAGCGGATAAATCAGCTGCAATTGCGCTGCTTGCACCGTCAAAGTCTAAGCCATTAAATTCTGCTGAATCAAATAAAACGCCATGTTCTGTCATCGGTAACGAGTCAACGTCGCTATGTTTAATCACAGCTTTAATTGGCAAGTTATATTTACCTGCAAACTCAAAGTCACGTTCGTCATGTGCAGGCACAGCCATCACTGCGCCTTCGCCGTAGCTCGCCAATACATAGTTTGCCACCCACACTGGCAATTGCTCACCGTTTAATGGATGCGTAACAAATAAGCCGGTGGCCATACCCTTTTTCTCGGCAGTGGCGATGTCTGCCTCAGCAACGCTGCCGCGCTTACATTCAGCGATAAATTCAGCAAGTGCAGGATTATCCGTTGCGGCTAAAGTTGCCAATGCGTGCTCTGCAGCAACTGCAACATAAGTTGCACCCATTAAGGTGTCTGGGCGGGTGGTGTATACCTTAAGGTTGCCATCCTGACCAACGATAGGGAACTCAACTTCGCAACCATAGCTTTTACCTATCCAGTTACGTTGCATGGTTTTTACTTGCTCAGGCCAGCCTTCCAGCTTGTCTAAGTCATTCAGCAATTCTTCCGCATAGGCGGTGATTTTCATAAAGTACTGTGGAATATCGCGCTTTTCAACTAATGCGCCGCTACGCCAGCCGCGGCCATCAATCACTTGTTCGTTAGCAAGCACAGTGCCATCTACCGGGTCCCAGTTTACGGTAGAGGTTTTCTTATAGATTAAGCCCTTTTTGTATAGCTCAGTGAATAGCCATTGCTCCCATTTGTAATACTCTGGCTTACAGGTGGCAATTTCACGGTTCCAGTCCACGCCTAAGCCTAGCTGTTTAAGCTGGGCTTTCATATGTTCAATATTGCTGTAAGTCCAGGCAGCTGGCGCGGTTTCATTTTTAATGGCTGCATTCTCGGCAGGCAGACCAAATGCGTCCCAACCCATAGGTTGCATCACGTTAAAGCCCTTCATTTTATGAAAGCGGCTTAATACATCACCAATCGTGTAGTTACGTACATGCCCCATATGCAGACGGCCACTCGGGTAGGGGAACATAGACAAGCAATAATATTTGGGTTTGTCTGATTGCTCAGTTGCGGCAAAAGTTTGATTTGCTTCCCAGTAGGATTGTGCGGATTGTTCGATGTCTTTGAATGGATATTGCTGATGCATGTGAGTAGCTTAAGAGTTAATTTTTAGATTGTAGGATTATACATTGTAAGCGGAACCTAAGTCATTCCAGAACAGGAAGGAGTCTAGGCAATATTGAGTGGTTGATTTTGCTGGTAAAGTGAATTATTTGAAGCAGTTAAGTTGGTTGTGGTTGCCCGACGGCAAGGTACTTTATTTTGCTTGTACAAAATGCGGAAACTCGTGCTTTTAGCACTCAGTCTGCCGCTTGCCGAAACTCCCTATCAAGGCTGTGCTACTCGGCGCGATAGCAAGGGGTGTTGGTTAACTTGTTGATTTGTATTGGTGAAATTCTAGATGGCGCTAGCCGTTGGCTATGTTGTCGGCGGGAGCTATGGTGTGCAAACAGCCTTATATTTACACACCATAGTAGAGTTATTTTAAAGCTGCAAAAATATTTTCTTTAATCACGTTCATGTCGCCCAAGCCATTTACAAACACATGCTTAGGTGCGCCAGCTGTGCCGCTGCTTGCCCAGTCTGAGTAGTATTTCACTAGTGGCTTGGTTTGGTTGTGGTAAACGTCTAAACGTGTTTTCACTGTTTCAGCAACATCATCAGGACGTTGTACCAAATCTTCGCCGGTGACGTCATCTTTACCTTCTACTTTTGGCGGATTGAATTTAACGTGGTAGGTGCGGCCGCTGGCTGGGTGGCTGCGACGGCCGCTCATGCGTTCAATAATTGCTTCGTCAGGTACGTCGATTTCTACGACGTAATCAATGCCTACGCCTGCGCTTTTCATTGCTTCCGCTTGTGGAATAGTGCGTGGGAAACCGTCGAATAAGAAGCCATTCGCACAATCTGCCTCTTTAATACGCTCGCTAACCAGGCCGATAATCACAGCATCTGGAACCAAGCCACCGCTATCCATAAATGCTTTAGCTTCTAGGCCAAGTGGCGTGCCGGCTTTGACTGCGGCGCGCAACATATCACCAGTAGAAATTTGCGGGATATTAAATTTTTCACGTAAGTGAGTAGCTTGTGTGCCTTTGCCTGCACCTGGAGCGCCTAAAAGAATGATTCGCATTGTTCGGAAGTCCTTAATAGTAAATTTGAGGGTAGATTTTATCTTAAAAATGGTATTCGCCCCAGCGTGTGCTCAGGGCTTTAAGTGTTTTGACTCAGGTAGTTGCTGATGCCGGCAAAGTCTGCCACGCTAAGATTCTCGGCGCGCAGTGTTGAGTCGAGCGCTAAAGCTTTAAATCCTTCGTCATCCAGCAAGCCTTTTAGTGTGTTGCGTAGCGTTTTTCTGCGTTGCCCAAATGCGGCGGTGACTACTTGAGCAAATAAAGCTTCATCATCCGCTGGGTGTGGCAAAGATGCATGCGGTACACAGCGCACAAATGCGGATTCCACTTTAGGCGCCGGGTCAAAAGCCTCTGGCGGCACCGTGAATAGGTATTCCATTTGCAGGCGGTATTGCAGCATCACGCTTAGCCGTCCGTATGCTGCGGTAGAGGGGGATGCGACCATGCGCTCCACTACCTCTTTTTGTAGCATAAAGTGCATGTCGATGATTGAGGCGACATTGTTCAGTAGGTGAAACAAGATAGGTGTGGAAATGTTGTACGGTAAGTTACCAACTACTCTGATTGCGTTGCCTAAGCTTGAAAAATCAAACTTGAGTGCATCAGAGTTATGGATGGTGATTTTATTATGCACATAAGTTTTTTCCATCCAGCTGATGATGTCACGATCAACTTCTACAACGTGCAGCATGTCTAGCTGCTGCATTAACGGTTGTGTTAATGCGCCTAAACCAGGGCCAATTTCTACCATGAGGTCATTTGCTTTTGGTGAAATTGCGTCAACCAAACTGGAAATAACACCTTGGTCAGTAAGGAAGTTTTGGCCGAAGCGTTTTTTTGCAATGTGTTTCATGGTGTTAATCAATAATAGGTGGAAGCATGTGAATCGTTACACAGTGCTGGATGTTTTGTTATGAGTGAGCTGAATGGCTAGCTCAATAGCTGCGAGTAAACTGCCAATTTCAATCTTACCCGTTCCCGCCAAATCGAGTGCGGTACCATGGTCCACAGAGGTGCGGATAATCGGCAGACCCAATGTTACATTCACGCCCTCACCAAAACTGGCATGTTTGAGCACAGGTAAACCTTGATCATGGTACATGGCCAATACGGCATCAGCGTGTTTTAAATGATGTTTCGCAAATAGGGTGTCGGCAGGCAATGCGCCTATCAGGTTCATCCCTTCCTTACGCAACTTGGCCAGCACTGGGTTAATCACGTCTATTTCTTCGCGACCTAAATAGCCGTCTTCCCCAGCGTGGGGATTAAGCCCCGCCACTAGAATACGAGGATTCTGGATGCCAAACTTGTTGACCAAGTCATGGTGCAGAATGCGAATCGTGGTTTCCAGGCTCGGTTTGGTAATGGCATCTGGTACGTCTTTTAAGGCTAAGTGCGTAGTGGCCAATGCAACGCGCATGCTGTCTGCCTGATGGCCGGATACCAGCATCATCACGACTTGTGGCGTGTGAGTGAGCTCGGCTAAAAATTCGGTATGGCCGCTAAACGTAATGCCTGCATCATTGATGATGCCTTTATGCACAGGGGCCGTGACCATGGCATCAAACTCTGCTTGGACACAACCAGCAGCCGCTGTTTTTAAGGTTTCCAGCACATAGCCGCTATTGTTAGCGTTGAGTTGGCCGGCAATCACTGGCTGGTGAATCGCCTGATGAAGCACTGTAAGTGAGCCATTGCCTAGGTGTGGTTGCCGTGTATTGGCATCATAAGCTACAGTCTGCAGCGGGAGTTTAAGCGCTTGCGCACGTGCATGTAGCATCTCGGTATCGGCAACGACTACTAGCTGGGCGTCTAGTGGTTTTGCTGCCAGCATGACGCATAAATCAGGGCCGATGCCAGCAGGTTCACCTGCGGTTACAACAATACGAGGTAATGGTTTTGTCACTGTAATGGTTTCGTGATGGTGGCGTTAAGCGCTTTAATATTTGTCTTCAAGCCTTAGCTCGACGAAAGCGCGGTCACGCAGTTCACGAATCCAGTCTTGGTAAGCTTCATCCGCTTTTCTTGCGCGGATTTCCTGACGTGCTTTTAAGCGCGCTGCCTCTTTGCTCATGTCTTGTTTTTTGCGTTCTAGCACTTGAATTACGTGCCAACCAAATGGGCTCAGCACTGGCGCACTGATTTCATTTGGTTGCAGGCTATTCATTGCCTTTTCAAACTGAGGCACTGTGTCGCCCGGATTAACCCAGCCTAAATCACCGCCATTAGATGCTGTGCCGTCTTCAGAAAACTGGCGCGCCAGTACTTCAAATTTTTCGCCATTATCTAAGCGTTCTTTGATGCCATCCATTTTAGTTTTGGCATCTTTTTCCGACATGACTTCAGAAAGCTTAATCAGGATATGGCGCGCGTGCGTTTGCTCGATAATTAGCGGGGAGCTGCCACCACGTTTGTCTGTCAGCTTCAGAATGTGAAAGCCATTCGGGCTACGTAATGCAGCTGAAACCTCACCTTTTTGCATTGCTTTTAATGCGTCAAGAAAGAGTGCTGGCATTTGTGCACCTTGTTTCCAGCCAATGTTGCCGCCTTCCAGTGCATTAGGTGCATCAGAAAAGCTTGCCGATACTTTTGCGAAACTGGTGCCTGAAGCTAGTGCTGCAAATATTTCGTCCACTTTTGTTTTAGCCTTTTGTACATCTTCAGTGGCGGCGTCTTCTGGTACACGAATCAAGATATGAGAGATTTCATATTCATCTTGATTCTGATTGGTGGAAGCTTGTGTGGTCAGGTAGTTATCAATTTCAGATTCACTGACATTAACGCGGCTTTCAACTTCACGTTCGCGTAGTCTGGCAATGGTAATTTCGTTGCGAATATCTGATCTGAATTTACGTACGCTAATGCCGTCTTGGTTGAGCGCATCGTAGAACTCTCTCACTGTCATTTTGTTTTGCTCAGCAATACGTTCTATGGTCTTGTCGAGCTGCATGTCATCGACTTTAATGCCGGTTTGTGCTGCGTATTGCAGCTGCAGTGCATCTGAGATCAAACGCTCTAAGATTTGTTTTCTTAAGATGCTGGCTTCAGGTAGCTCTGTGCCTTGTTTTTTTAGCTGGGCACTCAGTGAAACGATGCGGCTTTCCAGCTCTTGCTCTGTAATCACTGATTGGTCAACGATGGCGACGATGCGATCCATTTTGGTTACGTCGGCTGCCGCCAAGCAGTTGAGTTGGCTGAAACTTAAGGCAATAAAGAGTGAGATTTTACTAAAGTTACGCAACATAATTACTCGTAATATGATGATTGAGGGTTGTCCGGAATGAAGTTAGAGCCGACATAACCCGGAACGTTTCGTTTAATTACAGTTAATGGGTTCGCGCCAATAGAAGCAAGCCCGCCGAGTTCGAGTTGGAAGAATAGTGCGTAGTTTGCATCCGCAGTAGCCGTAGTCACCCGTTGCATCACGCCGCGTGCTTGCCAGCAGCCTGCATCATACTCTAAACCTGCAAGGCTTTCGATGATGTTCTTTTCACGCATGGAGTAGTTCATGCGTCCAATTCCGTACCAGCCTTTGCCTAATGGCCATTGGCTGGAAATGTTGAACTGATCCAGTAAGTCCTGTCTGTAACTGTAGCTTAGATTTAACACCTTGCCTGGTTCCGGGTTATAACGGCTGGTGATCGTGGTTCTCACTGCAGTGGAGTCGTCGGTGTTGTATTGCCAGAATGCATCAATCTTCCAGCTGTTTCTAAGCTGACCGGTAATGCCGGCAATGACGTCTGAGCTGTTGTTTTTACGGAATGTAGACAGATTGCTATAGTCCAAGGCAACTTGTTGGTCGGCAAAATAATAGCGTTGACCTATCGATGCGGATAAACGCTGCGTGCCACTGCTGCTTTCAATAAAGCGCGTGGTGAGCGCAAAGCTTAGCTGATTTGCGTTGTTAATGCGGTCGTTGCCAGTAAATTGGTTTTCCGAAAATAAGGTGGCAAAGTTTAAGTCGGTTACACTGCTGTCAAACACCGGGATTTTCGCCTGGTTGCGATCGGGTATGTAAACGTAGAATAGTCTAGGTTCGATTGTCTGCGAGTAGCCGCGATTGGCAATTTTAAAGTCACGGTCAAAATATAAGCCACTGTCTAGGCTGAATATGGGCAGGGTTCTATGTAAAGACTCCTGATCTGCCGCAACGTTATTTAAATTGTAGCTGGTGTAATGCACACCCAGTTTTGGTGTGATGTAGCCATATGGCCTGCTCATTGGCAGCGTGATGCTTGGGTAAGCTGTGAAACGTGTACCGGTCGGGCGTGCTGTGCTGTTATTATTGTTATCAAAAGCAACTAGCTGTGTGTATAGGTTCAAATTCATGTCACCATAAGTTTTGCCGCCAGATAAAGTCATTTGCGGCAGGCGTTCGTATGGGAATGATACGTTATCTAAGGTTTGGAACTTTTGCGCAATCGCGTTAAAGCTCCAGTTTTCATCCGCGTAATCCACATTAAATTGTTGTGGCAAGTTAATGCGGCTGGTGGTGACAATTCGGGTAGAAAGCTCTGAGAAGTACTGGCTATCGGATACTTTATCTAAGCTATAGCCTGCAGACCAGCCATTACCAAGTCGGTGCTGGTGTTTTAAGCTGGCGAAGTAGCGATTCTCATTAGTGAGGCTGTCGCTAGGCAAGTATTCTATATTATCCGTACCCGAGAAGTTTTCCTCCATATAACGGAACTCGCCCTGTAGCTGCACGCCACGCTTACTTAAGGCGCGTACACCCAGAGTGGCATCCATATTGGGGGCAATGTTCCAATAGAAAGGCGTGAGTACTTCAAAGCCGCTGCGGCTGGTGCTACCCATGGTGGGCGCGAGCAAGCCGGTTTTACGCTGATTATTGAATGAGAACTCAATCCATGGGGTGTACAGCAATGGAACGCCTTTAAACTCAACACGCGCGTTAGTAGCGCTACCAGAGCTGGTGTAGTCGTCTAGCTTGATCTCGCTGGCTTTAATGTACCAGTCATTTACGCCAACCTCACAGGTGGTATAGCGTGCATTGGTCAGACGTTTTTTATCCTCGCCTTCAAAATAGATATGCTCTGCATTGCCGCGCACCGTAGAGGCCCTTGGCGCTAGCTGCACTTCTCCATAACGATTCATTTTCGTGGTGCCCGGTGCGCCTGTCCTGGTTTGATAGCGCTGTTGCTCGTTACCTAGTTCGTCGGCAAAAACTAATGCGTCATCATCTTGCGTGCTTGATATGCGTGCGCTCTTGGGCATGATGATAGAGGCATCACGCATTTCGCCAATACTTTCTGATAGGCGCATACGTAACTCAGGGCCTGATAGCGTTGCGCCGCCCACTTCAACTCTGGCGTTGCCAGTGACGTGGAGCTCATCATTTTGTACGTTGTATTCTATGATGTCACCATAGGCGGTTTGTTTGCCGCGGTGAATTTCGGCATTGCCGATAGCACGCATCTTTCTGTCTAGATGCAGTTCCAGTTTGTCGCCATCAATAACGATGCCGTCAGTGGTTTCTTGCTCACTGCTGGGCGTGCGCTCGGTTGGTATGCTTTCCGGTGGCGTGTTCTCGTTTGCGTGCGATTGCGGTGCGTATGCCAATACAATAGGGGTAATGGCAGCTAAAAAGCGATTTTTTAGCATGCGCGTACCATCATAGGCTGCATAGGGTTGAGCGGTGAAATTAAAAGCACGGGTATATTGGCAAACTGTTTTATTTTATCAATGTTAAAATCTCACATATTGCATTTTTTGGCAATCAGAAATTGACGTTGCCGCAGTGGTCGCTAAGGTTGCCTCTTAAGGTTGCAATGTACGCTTTTGGCGTTAATCAACATACTTAGGCTAGTTATTCTCAGGGACTGACGATTTTTAGGCGCCGGCAATTTTCAAGTGAAATTAAAAGCAAATTATACTTGTATAGCAGCGTTAACGATACATGGTTTCAGATATATCAACATTTAAAATGTTAGAAAGATAGACGTGGATAAGGGTCAGCAAGATATAAGGCAAGAGCAGTTGGTGGCATGGCTAGCACTGGCGCTGCAGCATAATGAGTTTAGCTTAACGACTGCCTCGGCAGATGCTAGTTTTAGGCGTTATTTTAGAGTGCACCTAACCGCCAAGGATGGCAGTGCCGAGACCTTGATCGCCATGGATGCGCCGCCACCGCAAGAAAACTGCGAGCCATTTGTGCGTATCGCGGCTTTGTTTGGTGATGCTGGCATGCATGTGCCTAAAGTGTTAGCGCAAGATTTAGCACAGGGTTTTTTGTTGCTGAGCGATTTGGGCGATGTGACATATTTAAGCATGCTCAATCACACCAGCGCACCAAGCTTGTATCATGATGCCAATAGCGCGCTTATTAAGTTACAGCTAGCGAGCAAGCCAGATGTGCTGCCTGATTATGATGCTGCATTACTCACTCGTGAGATGCAGCTTTTACCTGATTGGTACATCAATAAGCATCTGAATGTGACTTTGGATGAGAAACAGCAGGCTGTTTTGCAGCAAACGTTTGAAGTGCTGAATCGCAACATTTTGGCACAGGGTAAGGTGTATGTGCACCGAGATTACCATGCACGTAATTTGATGGTCTGTGAAGATAACCCCGGTGTTTTAGATTTTCAAGATGCTGTGTATGGACCGATTACCTACGATTTAGTGTCTTTGTTAAAAGATGCTTATATTGGCTGGGAAGAAGAGCAGATTATTGATTGGTGTGTACGTTACTGGCAGGCGGCACGTAAAGCAGAGTTACCAGTGCCTGATGATTTTAGCGAGTTTTATCGTGACTTTGAATACATGGGAGCACAGCGCCACATCAAGGTGCTGGGTATTTTTGCAAGACTTTACCATCGTGACGGTAAAGACGGTTACTTAAAAGATATGCCGCTAGTAATGGCTTATCTACGCAAAGTGTGTGAGCGCTATATTGAACTTAAACCATTGCTGCGTCTGTTAGACAGTTTAGAGGGCACTAAACCGCAAGTTGGCTACACGTTCTAGATATGTGTTAATCGCATGCACCATAATAAAATCGTTCTTGAAATGAAAATGGTTCTTGATAAAAGGTGATGATTTGAAAGCAATGATATTGGCAGCAGGGCGCGGTGAGCGCATGCGCCCACTGACCGACCATACTCCTAAACCATTATTGCCAATTGCTGGTAAGCCTCTCATAGTTTGGCACCTGGAGCGCTTGTCGCAGGCAGGTTTTAAAGAAGTGGTGATTAATC includes:
- a CDS encoding LPS-assembly protein LptD is translated as MLKNRFLAAITPIVLAYAPQSHANENTPPESIPTERTPSSEQETTDGIVIDGDKLELHLDRKMRAIGNAEIHRGKQTAYGDIIEYNVQNDELHVTGNARVEVGGATLSGPELRMRLSESIGEMRDASIIMPKSARISSTQDDDALVFADELGNEQQRYQTRTGAPGTTKMNRYGEVQLAPRASTVRGNAEHIYFEGEDKKRLTNARYTTCEVGVNDWYIKASEIKLDDYTSSGSATNARVEFKGVPLLYTPWIEFSFNNQRKTGLLAPTMGSTSRSGFEVLTPFYWNIAPNMDATLGVRALSKRGVQLQGEFRYMEENFSGTDNIEYLPSDSLTNENRYFASLKHQHRLGNGWSAGYSLDKVSDSQYFSELSTRIVTTSRINLPQQFNVDYADENWSFNAIAQKFQTLDNVSFPYERLPQMTLSGGKTYGDMNLNLYTQLVAFDNNNNSTARPTGTRFTAYPSITLPMSRPYGYITPKLGVHYTSYNLNNVAADQESLHRTLPIFSLDSGLYFDRDFKIANRGYSQTIEPRLFYVYIPDRNQAKIPVFDSSVTDLNFATLFSENQFTGNDRINNANQLSFALTTRFIESSSGTQRLSASIGQRYYFADQQVALDYSNLSTFRKNNSSDVIAGITGQLRNSWKIDAFWQYNTDDSTAVRTTITSRYNPEPGKVLNLSYSYRQDLLDQFNISSQWPLGKGWYGIGRMNYSMREKNIIESLAGLEYDAGCWQARGVMQRVTTATADANYALFFQLELGGLASIGANPLTVIKRNVPGYVGSNFIPDNPQSSYYE
- a CDS encoding aminoglycoside phosphotransferase family protein produces the protein MDKGQQDIRQEQLVAWLALALQHNEFSLTTASADASFRRYFRVHLTAKDGSAETLIAMDAPPPQENCEPFVRIAALFGDAGMHVPKVLAQDLAQGFLLLSDLGDVTYLSMLNHTSAPSLYHDANSALIKLQLASKPDVLPDYDAALLTREMQLLPDWYINKHLNVTLDEKQQAVLQQTFEVLNRNILAQGKVYVHRDYHARNLMVCEDNPGVLDFQDAVYGPITYDLVSLLKDAYIGWEEEQIIDWCVRYWQAARKAELPVPDDFSEFYRDFEYMGAQRHIKVLGIFARLYHRDGKDGYLKDMPLVMAYLRKVCERYIELKPLLRLLDSLEGTKPQVGYTF
- a CDS encoding peptidylprolyl isomerase, with product MLRNFSKISLFIALSFSQLNCLAAADVTKMDRIVAIVDQSVITEQELESRIVSLSAQLKKQGTELPEASILRKQILERLISDALQLQYAAQTGIKVDDMQLDKTIERIAEQNKMTVREFYDALNQDGISVRKFRSDIRNEITIARLREREVESRVNVSESEIDNYLTTQASTNQNQDEYEISHILIRVPEDAATEDVQKAKTKVDEIFAALASGTSFAKVSASFSDAPNALEGGNIGWKQGAQMPALFLDALKAMQKGEVSAALRSPNGFHILKLTDKRGGSSPLIIEQTHARHILIKLSEVMSEKDAKTKMDGIKERLDNGEKFEVLARQFSEDGTASNGGDLGWVNPGDTVPQFEKAMNSLQPNEISAPVLSPFGWHVIQVLERKKQDMSKEAARLKARQEIRARKADEAYQDWIRELRDRAFVELRLEDKY
- the pdxA gene encoding 4-hydroxythreonine-4-phosphate dehydrogenase PdxA, whose translation is MTKPLPRIVVTAGEPAGIGPDLCVMLAAKPLDAQLVVVADTEMLHARAQALKLPLQTVAYDANTRQPHLGNGSLTVLHQAIHQPVIAGQLNANNSGYVLETLKTAAAGCVQAEFDAMVTAPVHKGIINDAGITFSGHTEFLAELTHTPQVVMMLVSGHQADSMRVALATTHLALKDVPDAITKPSLETTIRILHHDLVNKFGIQNPRILVAGLNPHAGEDGYLGREEIDVINPVLAKLRKEGMNLIGALPADTLFAKHHLKHADAVLAMYHDQGLPVLKHASFGEGVNVTLGLPIIRTSVDHGTALDLAGTGKIEIGSLLAAIELAIQLTHNKTSSTV